A stretch of Candidatus Binatia bacterium DNA encodes these proteins:
- a CDS encoding dihydrodipicolinate reductase — protein MTFKVIQWATGGVGCAGIQGILSHPELDLVGAWVHSDAKVGRDAGELAGEAPVGVAATNDIDALLATDADCVFYSPIMGEKKTVLRILESGKNIVTPLNWFYRGERDWSDVESACQKGGVTLHGTGIHPGGITERFPLMVSALSRAITHVRAEEWSDLRSYGAPFVVGEIMLFGKTPEEARKSSMPAMLADGFIQSMDMVADALGFDLDAEKTTSHEIGIATKPLDSPIGVIEPGLVAAQRFTWQASVRGEPVITVRTNWFMGEEGFDTGWTFGPEGERFEVEVTGDPSGKATFHGWHPETPEEGLERNPGIVATATHGISAIPAVCRAEPGIKSYLDLPLVSGKAAPGLSRRL, from the coding sequence GTGACGTTCAAGGTAATCCAGTGGGCGACCGGCGGCGTAGGCTGCGCCGGAATTCAGGGTATCCTCTCACATCCCGAGCTCGATCTGGTCGGGGCCTGGGTGCATAGCGACGCGAAGGTCGGTCGGGACGCGGGAGAACTCGCGGGCGAGGCTCCGGTCGGCGTGGCCGCCACGAACGACATCGACGCCTTGCTCGCGACGGATGCGGACTGCGTTTTCTACTCGCCGATCATGGGCGAGAAGAAGACGGTTCTGCGCATCCTCGAGTCCGGCAAGAACATCGTGACGCCGCTGAACTGGTTCTACCGCGGCGAGCGCGATTGGTCGGACGTCGAGTCCGCCTGTCAGAAGGGCGGCGTCACGCTTCACGGCACGGGGATTCACCCCGGCGGCATCACGGAGCGCTTTCCGCTCATGGTCTCCGCGTTGTCGCGCGCGATCACTCACGTGCGCGCCGAGGAGTGGTCGGACCTGCGGTCGTACGGTGCTCCGTTCGTCGTGGGCGAGATCATGCTTTTCGGCAAGACGCCGGAAGAAGCCCGTAAGAGCTCGATGCCGGCAATGCTCGCAGACGGCTTCATTCAATCGATGGACATGGTCGCCGACGCGCTGGGTTTCGATCTCGATGCAGAGAAGACGACGTCCCACGAGATCGGTATCGCGACGAAGCCGCTCGATTCGCCGATCGGCGTGATCGAGCCGGGGCTCGTCGCCGCGCAGCGCTTCACGTGGCAGGCGTCCGTTCGCGGGGAGCCGGTGATCACGGTGCGCACGAACTGGTTCATGGGCGAGGAGGGCTTCGATACCGGCTGGACGTTCGGTCCCGAGGGTGAGCGGTTCGAGGTCGAGGTCACGGGCGACCCCTCGGGCAAGGCGACGTTCCACGGCTGGCATCCCGAAACCCCCGAGGAGGGGCTCGAGCGCAACCCGGGCATCGTCGCGACGGCGACGCACGGGATCAGCGCGATTCCGGCGGTGTGTCGCGCGGAGCCCGGTATCAAGAGCTATCTCGATCTTCCGCTCGTCTCGGGCAAGGCAGCGCCCGGCTTGTCCCGCAGGCTCTGA
- a CDS encoding DDE-type integrase/transposase/recombinase, with product MRLLQRIQVAIVPGGTKPRDNVIASAPVGRHQRGQSLRVVSWGWHYLSIVLDEDSRYLLVWTIGTTMKASDVIQRLDLARAKGGVDEVAVVHRLRLLSDNSPCYVSGELATYLGRHGMEHTRGARYHPPQAYSTAEESVGRLIRLHSRGPIRWTVGLPTARNPRHGRHVPHLRRRALPLLRQNPVVLPLQGHPT from the coding sequence TTGCGGTTACTTCAGCGGATTCAGGTCGCGATCGTCCCGGGCGGCACCAAGCCCCGCGACAACGTCATCGCGTCGGCTCCCGTCGGGCGACACCAGCGTGGGCAATCCCTGCGCGTCGTGAGCTGGGGCTGGCACTACCTGTCGATCGTGCTCGACGAGGACTCGCGCTACCTCCTGGTGTGGACAATCGGCACGACGATGAAGGCATCGGACGTGATCCAAAGGCTGGACCTGGCGCGAGCGAAGGGGGGCGTCGACGAAGTGGCGGTCGTGCATCGACTTCGACTGCTGAGCGACAACAGCCCCTGTTACGTCTCCGGTGAGCTGGCGACCTACCTCGGTCGCCACGGGATGGAGCACACACGAGGAGCGCGGTACCATCCGCCGCAAGCCTACTCTACCGCCGAGGAATCAGTGGGGCGCCTGATACGGCTGCATTCCCGCGGCCCCATCCGCTGGACGGTCGGACTCCCAACTGCGAGAAACCCGCGACATGGCAGACACGTACCGCATCTTCGGCGCAGAGCTCTCCCCCTACTCCGTCAAAACCCGGTCGTACTACCGCTACAAGGGCATCCCACATGA
- a CDS encoding glutathione S-transferase family protein, which yields MADTYRIFGAELSPYSVKTRSYYRYKGIPHEWIVRSGNTMAEYQKYARLPIIPAVATPEDEGLQDSTPILEAMEAKFPEPSTHPPGAALKFLSELLEEFGDEWGNKWMFHYRWADEADQRSAATRLVDAMMPDAPEADRAAMAGQIQERMVGRVGVVGSNEHTAPIIEASFTNGAELLEKHLVGRPYLFGGRPSFADFGLWGQVYNAWTDPTCGKILNQKPAVRAWIDRMLDPKAEGDFESWDTLAPTLEPILQQEVRIFLVWASAIAEAIGSGADDMTVDLDGKKWSQTVGGPQKYHAKSLKEMRRKYAEVNGDDELRAILERSGCLGSLA from the coding sequence ATGGCAGACACGTACCGCATCTTCGGCGCAGAGCTCTCCCCCTACTCCGTCAAAACCCGGTCGTACTACCGCTACAAGGGCATCCCACATGAGTGGATCGTCCGAAGTGGGAACACGATGGCGGAGTACCAGAAGTATGCGCGACTGCCGATCATCCCCGCCGTCGCGACCCCCGAAGACGAAGGCTTGCAAGACTCGACCCCGATTCTCGAGGCGATGGAGGCGAAGTTCCCGGAACCGTCCACGCACCCGCCCGGGGCCGCCCTCAAGTTCCTGTCGGAGCTGCTCGAGGAATTCGGCGACGAGTGGGGCAACAAGTGGATGTTCCACTACCGCTGGGCCGATGAAGCGGACCAGCGGTCGGCCGCGACACGCCTCGTCGACGCGATGATGCCCGACGCGCCCGAAGCCGACCGGGCCGCCATGGCCGGCCAGATTCAGGAGCGCATGGTCGGTCGCGTGGGCGTCGTCGGCTCGAACGAGCACACGGCGCCCATCATCGAAGCGTCCTTCACAAACGGCGCCGAACTGCTCGAGAAGCATCTCGTGGGTCGGCCCTACCTCTTCGGCGGCCGACCGTCCTTCGCCGACTTCGGACTGTGGGGCCAGGTCTACAATGCGTGGACAGACCCGACGTGCGGCAAGATCCTGAACCAAAAACCGGCGGTCCGCGCCTGGATCGATCGCATGCTCGACCCGAAAGCCGAGGGGGACTTCGAGAGTTGGGACACTCTCGCTCCGACGCTCGAACCGATTCTGCAACAAGAGGTGCGGATCTTCCTCGTCTGGGCCTCCGCGATCGCCGAGGCGATCGGCTCCGGCGCCGACGACATGACGGTCGATCTCGACGGCAAGAAGTGGTCGCAGACCGTCGGCGGCCCGCAGAAGTACCACGCGAAGTCGCTCAAGGAGATGCGGCGGAAGTACGCGGAAGTCAACGGCGATGACGAGCTGCGCGCGATCCTCGAGCGCTCCGGCTGCCTCGGCTCCCTCGCCTGA